Proteins from one Impatiens glandulifera chromosome 2, dImpGla2.1, whole genome shotgun sequence genomic window:
- the LOC124927788 gene encoding organelle RRM domain-containing protein 2, mitochondrial-like, which produces MSMMMAIRRAAFATGGLRSLSTFSPNFTFRSPPPTVQPEKPPPPAEPSTNLFVSGLSKRTTPEGLQEAFSKFGQVIHARVVTDRVSGYSKGFGFVKYVTTEEAAQGIKGMDGQFLDGWVIFAEYARPRSPPT; this is translated from the exons ATGTCGATGATGATGGCAATAAGAAGGGCTGCTTTCGCCACGGGTGGACTGAGAAGCCTTTCTACTTTCAGCCCAAATTTCACTTTCAGATCGCCGCCGCCGACGGTCCAACCCGAGAAGCCGCCGCCTCCGGCTGAACCCTCCACTAATCTCTTCGTCTCAG GGCTTAGCAAACGGACCACCCCAGAAGGGCTTCAAGAAGCCTTCTCAAAGTTCGGTCAAGTGATTCACG CTAGGGTTGTGACTGATCGTGTATCTGGATACTCCAAGGGGTTTGGTTTTGTAAAATACGTTACCACTGAGGAGGCCGCTCAGGGCATAAAGGGTATGGATGGTCAG tTCTTGGATGGGTGGGTTATATTTGCAGAGTATGCCCGACCTAGATCCCCACCTACTTGA
- the LOC124925820 gene encoding synaptotagmin-3-like — MGLLSTLLGILGLGIGIPVGLFIGFYLFIYSQPDKDIQEPTIRQLNELDKTYLEDLLPEIPLWVKCPDYDRVDWLNKFLLEMWPYLDKAICEIIRSTLKPIFADYIGQYMLESIEFDNLTLGTLPPIIQGIKVFETNESELVMEPAIKWAGNPNIIVVIKIMSMPIKIQLVDMQIFASPRITLKPLLPSFPCFANSVVSLLEKPHVDFGLKVLGGDIMSIPGVYRFIQETIKKQVSSLYLWPQTLEIPILDASSVAAKKPVGILHVRVVKANKLLKKDLLGLSDPYVKLSLSGDKLPSKKTTIKKKTLNPEWNENFKIAVKDPNLQLLHICVYDWDKVGGHDRLGTQLLPLKELVPNEKREFTLDLIKDTNVSEPEKKPRGHITLEVTYAPFRDNDNEFSGTLEELQTGSFNKVVPRNISTNGIDGGLLLVIVYGAKNVEGRFHNNPYTLVVFRGEIRKSKMVKKSRDPNWNEEFQFVLEEPPINDKIRIEVMSKRTTFSLRSKKESLGYVDINLTDVVYNGRMNHKYNLIDSKNGVIHIELGWNKG; from the exons ATGGGATTACTCAGCACTTTATTGGGGATTTTGGGGTTAGGAATTGGCATTCCTGTTGGTTTGTTCATTGGATTTTACCTATTCATCTATTCTCAACCTGATAAGGATATTCAG GAACCAACCATTAGGCAACTTAATGAGTTAGATAAAACATATTTAGAAGATCTTCTTCCAGAGATTCCCCTTTGGGTTAAGTGTCCTGATTATGATAGA GTAGACTGGCTTAACAAGTTTCTACTTGAAATGTGGCCTTATCTTGACAAG GCTATATGTGAGATAATAAGAAGCACGTTAAAGCCAATTTTCGCGGATTACATTGGGCAATACATGTTAGAATCAATCGAGTTTGATAATCTAACACTTGGGACACTTCCTCCCATTATTCAAG gtattaaagtttttgaaacaAATGAGAGTGAACTTGTCATGGAACCGGCGATTAAATGGGCTGGAAATCCAAACATAATTGTAGTGATAAAGATTATGTCGATGCCAATCAAAATACAG TTAGTGGATATGCAAATATTTGCTTCACCAAGGATAACTTTGAAGCCACTTCTGCCTTCATTCCCCTGTTTTGCAAATTCGGTTGTATCACTTCTAGAGAAG CCACATGTTGATTTCGGGTTGAAAGTTCTAGGAGGCGACATTATGTCTATCCCTGGCGTATACCGCTTCATTCAG GAGACAATCAAGAAACAAGTTTCAAGCTTATACCTTTGGCCACAAACACTCGAAATACCAATTCTCGATGCAAGCTC GGTGGCTGCAAAGAAACCTGTTGGAATACTACACGTTAGAGTAGTAAAAGCAAACAAATTATTGAAGAAGGACTTGTTGGGTCTCTCAGATCCTTATGTTAAGCTATCTCTAAGTGGAGACAAGTTACCATCAAAGAAAACAACAATCAAGAAGAAGACACTAAATCCGGAATGGAATGAGAATTTCAAAATTGCCGTGAAGGATCCGAATTTGCAACTTCTTCACATATGTGTTTACGATTGGGACAAG GTTGGTGGACATGATAGACTAGGAACGCAGTTGCTTCCTCTAAAAGAGTTAGTGCCAAATGAGAAGAGGGAGTTTACATTGGATTTGATCAAGGACACAAATGTTAGTGAACCCGAAAAGAAACCGAGAGGACATATAACATTGGAAGTTACTTATGCCCCTTTTCGAGACAATGACAATGAGTTTAGTGGAACTCTAGAAGAGTTGCAAACTGGTTCCTTTAACAAGGTGGTTCCTAGAAATATAAGCACTAATGGGATTGATGGTGGTTTACTTTTGGTAATAGTTTATGGAGCCAAGAATGTGGAAGGCCGGTTTCACAACAATCCATATACATTAGTTGTTTTTCGAGGAGAAATAAGAAAATCCAAg ATGGTCAAGAAATCTCGTGATCCAAATTGGAACGAAGAATTTCAGTTTGTGCTCGAGGAACCTCCAATTAACGACAAGATCCGAATTGAGGTCATGAGCAAGCGGACAACTTTTAGTTTAAGATCAAAGAAG GAATCTCTTGGATATGTGGATATTAATCTAACCGATGTTGTGTACAATGGTCGGATGAATCATAAGTATAACTTAATAGATTCTAAGAATGGAGTAATTCATATCGAGTTGGGTTGGAATAAGGGCTAA
- the LOC124924646 gene encoding uncharacterized protein LOC124924646, which yields MIGNIDVGRWVSIIRRVPEGRRVLDYLSSIRLSDRADVHSWVAEEDGKLKSRIVWNVIREKDQIVDWAALVWSLKVIPRHRFILWLALRGMLNTRDRILAYMDIPDANCLLCDGNTESICHLFGSCPFVKSLWSKFTLALGFVHLSGSWDEIIVAARIKAKGNRFPANVFKCGFAAIVYHVWAERNARIFGRVRRDVVHVWRDIVFDCGALIGTRRRVPKDGPIKIEKTMYEWTNEDKRKNNLDNMAKDILY from the exons ATGATTGGCAACATTGATGTTGGGCGTTGGGTTTCAATTATTAGACGAGTTCCGGAAGGAAGACGAGTATTAGACTATTTGAGTAGCATTCGTCTAAGTGATAGGGCTGATGTTCACTCTTGGGTTGCCGAGGAAGATGGTAAATTAAAGTCGAGAATAGTTTGGAATGTTATTAGAGAAAAAGATCAAATTGTCGATTGGGCTGCTCTCGTTTGGTCTTTAAAAGTCATTCCGAGGCATCGTTTCATCCTATGGTTGGCTTTACGGGGTATGCTTAATACCCGGGATCGGATTCTTGCATACATGGACATTCCGGATGCTAATTGTTTGCTTTGTGATGGGAATACGGAGTCTATTTGCCACTTGTTTGGGAGCTGCCCGTTTGTTAAGTCCCTTTGGAGTAAGTTCACATTGGCTTTGGGCTTTGTTCATTTATCGGGTTCATGGGATGAGATCATTGTTGCTGCACGCATCAAGGCTAAAGGTAATAGATTTCCAGCCAATGTCTTCAAATGTGGTTTTGCTGCCATTGTTTATCATGTATGGGCCGAGAGAAACGCTAGAATTTTTGGGAGAGTTCGTCGTGACGTTGTGCATGTATGGAGGGATATCGTGTTTGATTGTGGTGCGCTAATCGGTACGAGGAGACGGGTTCCCAAAG atggtccgataaagatcgAGAAGACGATGTACGAGTGGACcaatgaagataagaggaagaacaacctcgacaacatggCTAAAGACATCCTCTACTAG